The proteins below come from a single Fibrobacter sp. UWR4 genomic window:
- the truA gene encoding tRNA pseudouridine(38-40) synthase TruA: MRYRFRCEYLGSAFYGWQAQNEGGKTKFVTVQSTLETAFTTALRAPIRIWGSGRTDTGVHARGQCCHFDYDGALDLEKTVRSINGLTQRLVRIRDLQPCDPEFNSRFDATCRYYQYTMFTRPVALMRDFGWECGSLNIDLDAMEREAQSFLGHHDFIDFCIPRNDGKPTDCILTEFRLERLNDWSIMFHIKGNRFLHRQVRAMVGTLFDVGRGKLPPGTVNQIFEKKFKGERTWAPPQGLVLQNVEYKDY; encoded by the coding sequence ATGCGCTATCGTTTCCGTTGTGAGTACTTGGGGAGTGCCTTCTACGGCTGGCAAGCTCAGAACGAAGGTGGCAAGACCAAGTTCGTGACGGTTCAGTCTACGCTGGAAACAGCTTTTACTACAGCTCTTCGTGCTCCTATCCGTATATGGGGCTCCGGACGCACGGATACGGGGGTTCATGCTCGGGGGCAGTGCTGCCACTTTGATTATGATGGTGCACTGGACCTGGAGAAGACGGTTCGTTCCATCAATGGTTTGACTCAGCGCTTGGTTCGCATCCGTGATTTGCAACCTTGCGATCCGGAATTCAATTCCAGATTTGATGCTACTTGCCGTTACTACCAGTATACCATGTTCACCCGTCCTGTAGCTCTTATGAGGGACTTTGGCTGGGAGTGCGGTTCCCTGAATATTGATCTGGATGCGATGGAAAGGGAAGCTCAGTCTTTCCTGGGACATCACGATTTTATCGATTTCTGTATTCCCAGAAACGATGGGAAGCCTACGGATTGCATCCTGACGGAGTTCCGCCTGGAACGTCTGAATGACTGGAGCATCATGTTCCATATTAAGGGAAACCGTTTCCTGCACCGTCAAGTTCGCGCCATGGTGGGTACCCTTTTTGATGTGGGGCGAGGTAAACTTCCGCCAGGAACGGTAAACCAGATTTTTGAGAAAAAATTTAAGGGAGAGCGCACATGGGCTCCCCCTCAAGGTCTTGTTCTTCAGAACGTGGAATACAAAGACTATTAA
- a CDS encoding pyridoxine 5'-phosphate synthase, translated as MTVKLSFNVDHIATIREARKFREPDPVAAALIAELAGCDSITAHLREDKLHIQDRDVAQLRATVTTKLNLEMSLFPEMVQTAISNQPDSVTIVPEVHTDDGLNIAAKVNELAKAIMTLKSNDISVGAFIDPETEQVKAAKKLGIDFVELNTGRYATSCSLGSAEEVDREISAIQDMAVLARKYGLRVKAGRSLNYRNVGPIAAIEGIEELVIGHSIVSKAALVGIDTAIRDMTKAMKA; from the coding sequence ATGACAGTCAAGCTTAGCTTTAATGTGGACCATATTGCAACTATCCGCGAAGCACGTAAGTTCCGCGAACCGGATCCCGTTGCTGCAGCACTCATTGCAGAACTCGCTGGTTGCGATAGCATCACCGCCCACCTCCGCGAAGACAAGCTCCATATCCAGGACCGCGATGTGGCACAGCTTCGAGCAACTGTTACCACCAAGTTGAATCTGGAAATGAGCCTATTCCCCGAAATGGTCCAGACAGCTATTAGCAATCAGCCGGATTCCGTCACCATCGTTCCGGAAGTCCATACCGATGACGGACTGAATATCGCAGCAAAGGTGAACGAACTCGCAAAGGCAATCATGACCTTGAAGAGCAACGACATTTCCGTCGGTGCATTCATTGATCCCGAAACCGAACAGGTGAAGGCAGCCAAGAAGCTGGGTATCGATTTCGTGGAACTGAATACCGGACGTTACGCAACTTCCTGCAGCCTCGGCAGCGCAGAAGAAGTTGACCGTGAAATTTCAGCTATTCAGGACATGGCAGTTCTTGCCCGCAAGTACGGTCTTCGCGTCAAGGCTGGACGCAGCCTGAACTACAGGAACGTCGGTCCTATCGCTGCAATCGAAGGTATCGAGGAACTGGTCATTGGCCACAGCATCGTAAGCAAGGCCGCTCTGGTCGGTATCGACACCGCCATCCGCGACATGACCAAGGCAATGAAGGCTTAA
- a CDS encoding divergent polysaccharide deacetylase family protein has product MRKSKHIIAIIIVLTVMGGICFGLSLLGNPDAENHEVANSEEATTDSVTQAPVDTTVSFEDSFKEQLQIIEARYNKKKARNIWTLGRGQTIIVYLLQAQRFIQSHGGTVLNMKQLYKSSAFQSAEVDLLKPDGDTLKLELQVSENIFRSNASVLSIGFQVTDLTPEIISALNQLDIPFDLLVPPFGLKENVYENLDKVKEKEVILWLTMESTRLNKSHNKYRPLRIHHTEDQIETVINDAVKTIPYAKGIATRFGEQAVEHKQLLQAIIKPVEKNKLWFLDISSNKQSKVMDACKDFETRCKISNPYNPDNSSLQDYVKQKNREAIKSGLAAMILPLTMETIGYVTELSKKVEKQGTTLVNLSTFMTY; this is encoded by the coding sequence ATGAGAAAATCAAAACACATTATTGCCATTATCATTGTTCTTACAGTCATGGGCGGAATTTGCTTTGGACTGTCCCTGCTGGGAAATCCCGACGCAGAGAATCATGAAGTTGCAAATTCGGAAGAAGCCACTACGGATTCCGTAACACAAGCACCTGTTGACACGACGGTTTCCTTTGAAGACAGTTTCAAAGAACAGTTGCAGATTATTGAAGCCCGATACAATAAGAAGAAAGCTCGTAATATATGGACTTTGGGAAGAGGCCAGACCATTATTGTATATCTGCTGCAAGCACAGCGTTTTATTCAGAGTCACGGTGGCACCGTACTCAACATGAAACAGCTTTATAAAAGTTCTGCATTCCAGTCTGCCGAAGTAGATTTGCTCAAACCCGATGGTGATACACTTAAACTGGAACTTCAGGTCTCCGAAAATATTTTTAGATCTAACGCATCCGTACTTTCCATAGGCTTCCAGGTGACGGATCTTACCCCCGAAATCATCTCCGCCTTGAACCAGTTGGACATTCCATTTGATTTGCTGGTCCCTCCTTTCGGCTTGAAAGAAAACGTCTATGAAAATTTGGACAAAGTAAAGGAAAAGGAAGTCATTCTATGGCTCACCATGGAATCCACCCGACTGAACAAATCCCACAACAAGTACAGACCCCTAAGAATTCACCACACGGAAGATCAAATTGAAACGGTGATCAATGACGCGGTAAAGACTATTCCGTATGCAAAGGGAATCGCGACAAGATTCGGCGAACAAGCTGTAGAACACAAGCAGTTGCTGCAAGCCATTATCAAACCTGTAGAAAAGAACAAACTCTGGTTCCTGGATATTTCGTCCAACAAGCAATCCAAAGTGATGGACGCCTGCAAGGATTTTGAGACCCGCTGCAAGATTTCCAATCCCTACAATCCAGACAACAGCTCCCTGCAGGATTACGTGAAGCAGAAAAATCGCGAAGCCATCAAGAGTGGACTAGCCGCTATGATTCTCCCCCTGACCATGGAAACGATCGGCTATGTGACCGAGCTTTCCAAAAAGGTGGAAAAGCAGGGAACAACGCTGGTAAATTTATCTACTTTTATGACGTACTGA